The genomic interval GGCCCACGAGTCCCAGGACGAAGCCGGCGATCGCCATCCCCGACGTCGGCCGGGGCGCGTACCCGGCGCCGTGCATCCCGCCGGGGTAGGCCGTCGAGGCCTGGTACGACGGCTGGTAGGCGGGCTGGTAGGACGGCTGATGACTCGGCGCCCCATCGGGCCCATCAGGCCGGGGCGCCTGCTCCGGCGACCCGAAGGGCCCTCCCGAAGGGGCCGAGGAGCCGGTGGCGTAGGGATCCGTCGGGCCGTATCCGCTGCCCGAGCCGTACGGATCGTGGGAGCCGTACGAGGCGCCCGAGCCGTAGGAGTCGGCCGAGCCGTAGGAGTCGGCCGAGCCATAGGGGGAACCCGAGCCGTACGGGTCGCTCGAGCCGTAGGAATCGTTGGCACCGGTCGAATCGCCCGCGCCGTAGGGCGACGGTGCGGAGCCCTGAGGGTCCTGGGGTCCGGGGGCGCTGAAGCCGCCGTAGCCGCTGCTGTCACTCATCGGATCGTGTTCTCCTGCATGGTCTCGTCGGGGCTCGCCGCCCCACGTGCGTCATTCTGCCGGTCGGGAGCCCGCCTCGCGGGAGTCCGCCGGGCGGGCCGTCCTGAGCATCGCCCCCGGCCTCGTCGGCCGTCGGGTCATTCGATGCGCGGCTGATGGCGCTCGACGGCGACGATGCGCCCTCCGGGGACGGCGTGCACGATGAGCGCCTCGCCGGCCGAGAGATACGGGTCCGAGCGCGGCAGCTCGAGTGCGGCCTCCCTGCTCGCGAATTCGCGCACGGTGGCGATGACGGTGGGGAGCACGGGCCGGTGGGTGCACAGGATCGTCGGCCGGGCCTCGCGCAGCACGCGCTCGACGACCGCGGCGGTGCGCGAGGGCTCGGACGCGTGCCCTGCCTCGGTGAGCGATTCCTTGGTGGCGATGTCCAGACCGGAGAGCCGCGCGTACGGCTGGACCGTCGCCCGGCAGCGCTTCCAGGGGCTGGAGACCACGGAGTCCGGCGCGAAGGCGTCGATCATCGGCGGCAGGGCCTTGGCCTGCTTCTTCCCCTTCGAGTTCAGGGGTCGGCTCTTCTCGCCGTCGCGCCACTTCGAGCGGGAGACGGCCGCGGCATGGCGCTGGATGATGATCGGCCGGGTGCGCGCGGTGTCCTCGGCGAGCTGCTCGGAGAGCGCGGTGAGGGTCACGCGGTCTGTCTGCCGGGTGAGCAGCTGCTCGGCCTCGGAGATCTCCACCCAGCGGGTCTCGTCGATCTCCTTGGGATTCTTCGGGCCGGGTCCGATGCGCGAGCGCACGGCCGCGGTCCAGTACTGGACGATCTTCGAGCGGCCGTCGGGCAGCAGATAGACGGAGGCGGGCAGCGGACGGTGCAGCCGCACGCGGTACCCGGTCTCCTCCCCCACCTCTCGGACGGCCGCGGCGGGGAACGTCTCCTTCGCCTCGAGCTTCCCCTTGGGGATCGACCAGTCGTCGTAGCGGGGGCGGTGCACGAGCAGCACCTGCACCGTGCCGTGCTTCTCGCGCCAGATCAGCGCGCCCGCCGCGAGCACGGCGGGCTGGGCGCCGGGGACCGCCATCGTGCTCATGCGTTCGTCGCGTCCGACGGCGCGGAGCTCGGGGCCGCGGGGTCCGACGCCTCGGCCGGGCCCGACGGGCCGACCTCGCGGGCGCGGCGGAACTGGAGATCACGTCCGGAGACGTCGAAGCCCAGGTGCTCGTAGAGGCCGAGCGCAGGAGTGTTGTCCCCCTCGACGTAGAGGGTCGCGGCGCCGACGCCGTCGGCGGCGAGAGCGCGCAGGGCGCGGCTGAGCAGGGCTCCGGCCACGCCCTGGCCGGCGGCCTCGGGGTCGGTGCCGACGGCGTAGATCTCGGCGTCGGGCGCGCTCCGGGG from Brachybacterium kimchii carries:
- a CDS encoding DUF4190 domain-containing protein encodes the protein MSDSSGYGGFSAPGPQDPQGSAPSPYGAGDSTGANDSYGSSDPYGSGSPYGSADSYGSADSYGSGASYGSHDPYGSGSGYGPTDPYATGSSAPSGGPFGSPEQAPRPDGPDGAPSHQPSYQPAYQPSYQASTAYPGGMHGAGYAPRPTSGMAIAGFVLGLVGLVVACGALSPLGVIFSVIGMQATGGNSTHGGRGFAIAGLIISIIGTLLLLLVVGGFVLGSLAESTSGTY
- a CDS encoding NUDIX hydrolase, which codes for MSTMAVPGAQPAVLAAGALIWREKHGTVQVLLVHRPRYDDWSIPKGKLEAKETFPAAAVREVGEETGYRVRLHRPLPASVYLLPDGRSKIVQYWTAAVRSRIGPGPKNPKEIDETRWVEISEAEQLLTRQTDRVTLTALSEQLAEDTARTRPIIIQRHAAAVSRSKWRDGEKSRPLNSKGKKQAKALPPMIDAFAPDSVVSSPWKRCRATVQPYARLSGLDIATKESLTEAGHASEPSRTAAVVERVLREARPTILCTHRPVLPTVIATVREFASREAALELPRSDPYLSAGEALIVHAVPGGRIVAVERHQPRIE